The window TTAATATATATTCCTAGGGGACGTTGGTGGCAGCAGGTGTCGGTTAAGGCCATTGAAGACAGCCAGATAATGAGCCGATTCACATTCACTGGATTTGATTGGATTGCATTTGTTAAAAAAAAGAGGTCTTAATTGGGGCCTCAAGTGGGCCTCATTGACAGTGGTACAGCATATATTCATATGTATGTGGACTCCATGTGCTTTATGCAGTGGTAGATTACAGTGTGGCCTCTATCTTACGTATGACAGCTGGGCTGTTTGAGCAACCCAGCAGACACAAAGTTCTATAGGGCAGCATAATACATGGGCACCAGAAGATCCAACCAAAACCATGATTTCTGTTCTTGGTGTATTACACTTCAAACTGGTTTGGAGATTCCGCATCATAAATCGTTAGCACAAACTTCAAGTGCCTGACCTCAGTCAGTTGAATGTGTTAATAGTAATAGTGTATTCATCCAGCCcaagtttttatccaaagcaatatgCTGTACAGGGGTGGATTTGCACCTGAGACCTTTGGATCCACAGTCAAGCGCTTTAACCACTGAGCTTTACCCTCCCAATATTGCTGCGGTGTGTGACACTGTAGGTTTAGTGGCGGAGACTAAATATACACATTGCGTTCTTAAATCACAGATTCCTAGATACATGACGTGATTCATTCTCCCACATTAACAGCTCCCTGAGTCTCTCCCTTGCATATTGTACATGATCTACCCAGCTGACACATCCCCCAGTATTCATGACAGTCCTTTTTCCGTGGAGAAACGCGCCTCGCGACGCAACAGGCGTCGTCGTAACTTTGGCAGTTAAAGAGCAGAGTGTGGAAAGCTCCTGGCGCGGAGACCCTGAACGGACATCGGAACGGAGGGAGCGGAACCGGAACCGCTGGCTCGCCCTCTAGGAGCCGTCTGATCTTCGTGGAGGGCGTGGTGTGATGGCGGCAGGTTTGTGGGTTGGTGTGTtgggtgtttgtggggggttggggagggggtgggggtgttggcAGGGCAAGGCGAGGCAGAAGAGAGAACGTTCTAGACGGTTCTAGATGTTGGTCTCCCGCTGCATGGCGTCGTCGTCCTTTGGTCCGTTGTTGGCCAGGCTCTCTGATGCCTGCAAGTCCCCGTCCGCCTCCTTCTGCTCCTGGTCAGGGTCCTCCGTCTCAGTCGGCTTGTACATCTCCGCCTGCTTACGCTCCTTCTCTAGGAGTCTGTAGTTGATGAAGTTCCCGATGAACAACCAGATGCTGGCTACGATCACCACGGCACCACAGCAGAAATACATGTACTTGTAATTCTTGGTGACATCTACCAGTTTGCCTGTACATAAAATGACGACAACAAAAAACATGCATTTCTGTAATTATCTGGAGTTTTTCTTTAACAGCTATTTAGTTTAATGAAGGTAATTTCACATTTGTCATTATTATTCTAAAACATAAACACGTACTAATCTTTAATGAGCACAATTTAGTCACCACTTGCACTTGACACCACAGAAGTAAGTAGTTATGTAATAAACATCTTCTTTTGTTGCTAAACGATTAGAAAATTTAAAAAATGGAATCAAAAGCAAAAATGTTTGTGGACATTTTTCACTCCTTGAAGTGATGAAGATGTGTTAATTTACCTCCATTTGAATTCCATACACAAATAAACTCATTTAAAATTCAAGGTCTggacatgaggggagagagacagaaagagagggagaagaaagactacagaaagagagagagagagagggagaggaaagaagccagagagagaggcttcctGTGACGTACCAGCGAGTGGAGGTCCGAGGAGAACCGGGCAGCACTCCACGATGGTGGTGAGGCCCACGGCACTGGAGAACCTCTGGGCCCCGACCAGGTCCATGAGGGTCTCGAACAGCACCGAGCTGACCATGCCGAACGCAAACCCAAAGAACACGGCGTACACCACCAGGCCCGTGTAGGTCTCCACAAACGGGCAGAGGACGTGACACACGCCGTTGTAGAGGACGGCAAAGCTGAAGAAGTACTGGATCCGGGGACGGACCCACTTGGAGTTGGCCAGCAGCCCCATGGAGGGACGCGCGAACATGTCGACGAACGCCAGGATGGACAGCAGGAAGGCGGCCGAGTACTCGTCCACGCCCATGTCCTTGGCGTAGGCCGCCAGGAAGACGATGGGCGAGAAGAAGCCCAGGAACATGATGACGTTGCCCGACAAGTAGATGAGGAAGCCGCGGTGCTTGAAGAGCGACAGGTCCAGGAACTTGTTGACCGTCTGCCAGGCTGTGGCCTTCTCCTTCTTGGACGTGGTCTTGGCGGTGAGGGCCAGCTCCTCGTCTTTCTTCGCCTTGCCCGGCGGGGGCCCCAGGGGCCGCATCAGGGCCCCGGCCACGCAGCAGTTGAGCAGCAGGCCCCCCAGGATGAGGAAGCTTCCCCTCCAGCCAAAGAAGTTGAACAACCACTGGTTCAGAGGAGCCAGGGTGCTCAGGAACACCGGGCTGCCGGCCATGGCTAGGCCGTTGGCGATGGGGCGCTTCTTGAAGAAATACCTGCCAATCATCGTCAACGCAGGCTGGAGGTTGAAGGCCAAACCCAGCCCTGTGAGAGAGGTTGAAGGTCAGAATATTTGGGCTTAAAGGGGGTTTCTGATGAGGGTTAAAAGGGACACAAAGATGATCTTTactacatggaaacaagggGTTATTGTGGAAGCAGAGAAATTGTAGACGAGTTCAGAAATAATAGGAGTTCCTCATTAAAGAAGATAAAAGAATTAATGACAAGTAACGTTCTCCAAAACAAAAGAGAACCTCATTTAACTAGAAAACCTATGTTCTTAGACCTTGACACAATGAACTCAAAGGGCCAGCTTACAGGATTGTGTCAGACTTACCTCCGATGACACCAATGCAGAAATAAAGCTGCATGAcgttgttgcagaaggatgcaGAGATCATCCCCAAAGAACACAGCATGCCTCCCATGATCATTATAGGCCTGCAGCCATACGTGTTCACCAGGATACTGCTTATAGGACCTGGAGGAAATCATACaatcaacaaaaacattttcaacaacaacattgaGCACTCAACTGGGTGATTACTAACCAGATTAAACTGTAAGACCTCACTTAAGTGTTCCAAAAACAGAAGGGATTCTGGCCTAAGAATAGATGTATCTCTAATGTGTTGACACTCGAAGGCACGCATGTcatcttgtttgtttgtgttgttgaaCAGAGAAAGTGTTGGCTTTGTCAAATGGTTCTCAGCCATCAGTTTCAAATGGACCAAACAAAAGGGTTGTTCAATTATTGTTTAAAAGTTCTATGTAAGTATACAAATTGTtaagaaataataaaaaatatttcaaacCTTGAAGACTTGAACAAACTGCCAAACAGGAAATCAatacccccccaaaaataatAACGGCTAATCAAATGTAATGCAGATACTGACTTGTTTAGAAATTACTTTATATAAACTACAGTGATTGTAGCTGGTTAGGGCTGACAGATGGAACAACAACAGTTCGGTCTGGCCAAAGGGACAATCAAAAATCAATCAAGCCCTGTCCAGGGCTCTTGGATTCTTTCTCTTGCTTCAGGTCTCTTATGTCACAATTAGAAGGGGGGCATTTCTTTCAGTTCACTGTACAACTTTCAGGTGTCAATGTCATTGTTAGCAAAAAACAGCTAGACCATGCTCCCAGTGAGGgctgttgacaaaacccttaaGCATGAGGTTTTTCCATGACCACAAGTAAATACTGGTTATTGTCAGTACACAAAGCTAAGTGGGACTAGCAAAAGCGTCCCAGTCACGCTGCAGTTTGAACTCAATGAGTCCACTTCATTTGTATACTGTTATCAACTACACCTGTCTCAACATATTTAAACATCATACATAAGCGTTAACATAATTTAGAATACTCATTAACAGTCTCTGAATATCCTTCCATTCAATTTCCCCATTGTTGTGGCTCAAACCCTTTCAGACTGTTGCTCACCATTTAGGTGAAGGAAGGATTGTTCCAACGTTCCAAATATTGATAATAAGATACCAATGTTGCTAATATTATACAGAGGTCTAATGGTTGCTAAATTATCTCCCCAAGGGAGAAGATGACTCATTTCCTGTTGTGACAGTGATATTTGatgacacacaaaaaaacggAAGCTGGTCAGCATAAATATGTTTGCGCATTTAGCATCAATTGATCAATTTGCATAAAAtggtagagagaaaggggttGTCAAAGCACAAGGCAGCTGACGGTGCTGGAAAATGATGTGAATTCCATCCCTCTTCTGATGTGACACGTTGTGTCAAAACTGAGCACTACGTAAAACAGCGTCGGTTTGTTTTGTGAGGCAGTTCAATTACAAGGGGATGAGTCGGTGTTGTGCTACAGTGATTTTGTGAGTAGTCGGTTTGCCCGCGATGACACATTTGTGTTGTTTCTATTGGACAGCCTCCTTCACCACTGAGGCTGCCAGAATGGGCTCCGTACTGACAGTCAACAGAGATGGCTGTGTGTCTACACTGCCAAGCTCAAGGTCACCTCTTCCTTCCCCTgcaacctctccctccatcttcctccctgtctagttcccttccttccccctctctccttcccccctccatctctctcactctagcaGTCtaccgttctctctctctctctctcttcactcaataccccctctcactccacccccatcccctttctccttctagttccctccctcatctccctttctccctcacactcgcccccttctccctccccccccccccctccctcgctgccccctccccctctccttccctctccctccttccctctctgtggaTTAGTGACATTGATCCAGCACTGACACGGCCTGCAGCTTAGCCCGTCACAGCAGAGCGACACTCAGGGAAAAGGGCGAGGCTGGCGCTACTGAAGCTGGCTGGCGTAACAAACCATACAGTCATGTTGCACGATGCGGACTGTTTGGGCGCCTGAAATGATGCATCCTCATCCTGCTACATCTCTCCATCACCATCACGCTCCTCAATCATGAAGCATCCATCTATTTTTCTGATGACAATACCACATTCCAAGTACAACCGTAAGAGCTAAGGCTTCTGGCTAGATTCCAAGAAATAACGAAATGCTATGCATTGCATTAGCAGGCCTTGCCTACCAGGACGTGGCTGTTGCATCATAAACTTTAACTGCCGTACGGGAGGATGAGAGCGGTACTAATTGGTATGTGAGCATATGGCAGGCCCATCCAGTCTGTTTGCGCTTCACCACAGGTGCTGCCAGGGCCACCACGTCCACCATTTTATGAGTTCACCATGGGCATCACAGGGTGGGACGTCCAATGCCCGCTGTCCTGGAGTGACCTCGGACTCCTCGGTGAGACGAGGATGATGCGAGCAGCTGTTTAATGGCCTTTGGCTCTTTATAGAGTACACTCTCCATGGCAAATTGTGTGATAGGGGTGTAAAATGCCTGAAAAATTGGACTACAGCTTTCGGGCTTTCATTGTTTATACAATATTTGTCTTTCGTATTGGATAAAAGTAtctactaaatgaataaaatgtaatgtaatgagttTCAACACAGGGACCAGATAAAATCATTTGAAATTCAGTAAACATTGGACGAGCGATTAACAAATGATTACCTCATAAGCCTGCACAGGACAAGACGGCAGGTGTTAAACAAACAGACGATGAGAAGCTCTGATCAATATGAATGAATTGCTGGGGGAATAGTGACGAGCATCTGGAGACTTGTCTAAATTGTGCA of the Osmerus mordax isolate fOsmMor3 chromosome 17, fOsmMor3.pri, whole genome shotgun sequence genome contains:
- the zgc:165507 gene encoding monocarboxylate transporter 2; translated protein: MPPPSSGPPAVPPPDGGWGWAVVLGAFISIGFSYAFPKAITVFFKDIQKIFGASYSQIAWISSIMLAVMYAGGPISSILVNTYGCRPIMIMGGMLCSLGMISASFCNNVMQLYFCIGVIGGLGLAFNLQPALTMIGRYFFKKRPIANGLAMAGSPVFLSTLAPLNQWLFNFFGWRGSFLILGGLLLNCCVAGALMRPLGPPPGKAKKDEELALTAKTTSKKEKATAWQTVNKFLDLSLFKHRGFLIYLSGNVIMFLGFFSPIVFLAAYAKDMGVDEYSAAFLLSILAFVDMFARPSMGLLANSKWVRPRIQYFFSFAVLYNGVCHVLCPFVETYTGLVVYAVFFGFAFGMVSSVLFETLMDLVGAQRFSSAVGLTTIVECCPVLLGPPLAGKLVDVTKNYKYMYFCCGAVVIVASIWLFIGNFINYRLLEKERKQAEMYKPTETEDPDQEQKEADGDLQASESLANNGPKDDDAMQRETNI